The genomic window CGCTCGCGAAGCGGTCGATGCAGGTGCGGATCTGCGCGGAACGCGCGTCGGCCAGCGCGGCATAGCCCGCATTCAGCTTGCGCACGCAGGCCTGCTGCTGCTTGGTGAACGAGATACCCGGCGGGAAGCTGATCTTGTACACGTTGCCCGCGAGCACGTAGAGCTCGCCCGTGTGGTCCTCGCCGAACGAGATCGCGTTGTGGACGTTGGGCGCGGGGATCGTGTCGCGCGTGAAGCCGCCGCTGCCGTTCGGGGTGAGTGAGAAGATCGTGCTGCTGCCGTAGTCGGCGAAGATGTACTTGCCCTGCCAGGCCGTCGAGGCGCCCCGGTAGACGAAGCCGCCGATGATGGTGCTGCCGACCCCGCGCCCGTAGTCGTTCACGGGCATCGTGTAGCCGGCCGCATTGCAGTCACCGACATACGCGGGGCAGTTTCCCGCGCCCTGCGGATCGGGGAAGTGACACGTCGTGCCCTCGAACACCTTCCAGCCGTAGTTCCTTCCGCCGCCGCCGTCGTTGAACCTGGACTCCATGTCGACCTCTTCGCGCGTGCTCTGGCCGACGTCGCCGATCCAGAGCTCGCCGGTCTCGCGATCGAACGAGAAGCGGTAGGGGTTGCGCAGACCCAGATCCCAGATCTCGGGCGCGTAGTTCGGGTCGTTGCGGAAGGGGTTGCTCATGGGAATGGCGTAGTTGCGGTCCGGGTCGTTGGGGTCGAGGTCGGCTCCGTTGGGATCGATGCGCAGCATCTTCCCGAACAGCAGGTTGCGCGTCTGCGAGCGGCAGCCCGGGTCGTCGCCGCTGCCGCCGTCGCCGAAGGCGAAATACAGGAAGCCGTCGGGCCCAAACTGGAGCTGACCGCCCTTGTGATTCGAGAAGTCCGAGCCCACGGGTGACTCCTGGACGAGCACGGTGTGGACGCTGGCCATGTCGGCGTGGTCGGGGTCGTTCGGGTCGACCGTGTAGCGCTCGATGCGTGTCTTCAGCGGCGATCCGCCGTCGCCCTGGACCGTGTACTCCACGTACACGAAGTGATTCGACGCGAAGTTCGGGTCGAAGGCCATGGAGTGCATGCCGCCCTCGCCCGCGCCGCCGAAGGCGACCGATCCCGAGACGTCGAGGAAGGCGGCGTCCTGCGCCTGCAGGGTCCCGTTCTGCAGGATCCGCACGTGACCGCCGAGCTCGGTGATGAACAGCCGGCCGGTCCCGTCGTTCGGGTCCGCGAGGTACGAGGGGTTGTCGGTGTCGCTGGTGACGACGTCGAAGCTCGGATCGGCGGCCCGGCTGTGCGCGGCAACGAGAGACGCGAGGCAGAGAAGGGCCCATAGGGCATTCCGCATGCCGCGATCGTACACTGTGGGCAATGACCAAGCTCGACTGGACCCGCGAGGAGCTCCTGGCGAATTCCCCGTATGACGAGCCGCTCATCGCCGGCGGCGTGCGCTGCCACGGCGGCTTCGCGAGCGGCGCGTACGTGTCGCCGCGCACCGCGAATCGCGTGCCCGCGATCGAGGCCTGGCAGGCGCGGCTGCGTGCCGAGGGTCACAGACTC from Myxococcota bacterium includes these protein-coding regions:
- a CDS encoding PQQ-dependent sugar dehydrogenase; amino-acid sequence: MRNALWALLCLASLVAAHSRAADPSFDVVTSDTDNPSYLADPNDGTGRLFITELGGHVRILQNGTLQAQDAAFLDVSGSVAFGGAGEGGMHSMAFDPNFASNHFVYVEYTVQGDGGSPLKTRIERYTVDPNDPDHADMASVHTVLVQESPVGSDFSNHKGGQLQFGPDGFLYFAFGDGGSGDDPGCRSQTRNLLFGKMLRIDPNGADLDPNDPDRNYAIPMSNPFRNDPNYAPEIWDLGLRNPYRFSFDRETGELWIGDVGQSTREEVDMESRFNDGGGGRNYGWKVFEGTTCHFPDPQGAGNCPAYVGDCNAAGYTMPVNDYGRGVGSTIIGGFVYRGASTAWQGKYIFADYGSSTIFSLTPNGSGGFTRDTIPAPNVHNAISFGEDHTGELYVLAGNVYKISFPPGISFTKQQQACVRKLNAGYAALADARSAQIRTCIDRFASGKLGGNSIDQCIDAPSPKLEKLAAKNGQTETDQCTEPLPPFGVGGSAAGNEAALEADVATLIVDTVTETPDDDVILKASDKTGAACQKSVIKTLASCTKAHRSEFLRCKNAGLKDGTFADAGGLADCLFQDPKSRVEKACGSKLASAIDKSCVRKAVDLSTA